A stretch of Corynebacterium timonense DNA encodes these proteins:
- a CDS encoding acyl-CoA dehydrogenase family protein — protein MADTPEFKEFQGIPLDPRTDYYGLFADVDGEDLEWWTKARDFAEWIRPQVNDAWEKAEYNLPGIEEAARRGLVRDGIDIEGEPAMSIRAKRLIGLELSRLDASTATALGVQAGLAMQSIASLGSEEQKKAYLKPMSTLEIRGAFALTEPDHGSDSIGLETSATREGDEWVINGEKKWIGHGSVGHIAVVYARMDDGKVGAFIVDQDQEGYSAETITGKAALRGIPQAHITLTNVRVGEDRRLPGCASFRDTAKVLMSTRIGVAWSAFGLAADCYEKALKYASERVQFGRPLIKNQIIQQRLADMLMDVTSVGLYCKRLLELEEAGTVTEQQAALAKVFSTRAARRVAANARDMFGGVGILLENDVIRHFADAETLHTYEGTDTMQSLIVGKSITGVGAFTS, from the coding sequence ATGGCCGACACACCCGAGTTCAAGGAATTCCAGGGCATCCCGCTCGACCCCCGCACCGACTACTACGGCCTGTTCGCCGACGTCGACGGCGAGGACCTCGAGTGGTGGACGAAGGCCCGCGACTTCGCCGAGTGGATCCGCCCCCAGGTCAACGACGCGTGGGAGAAGGCCGAGTACAACCTGCCCGGCATCGAGGAGGCCGCGCGCCGCGGCCTCGTCCGCGACGGCATCGACATCGAGGGCGAGCCTGCGATGTCCATCCGCGCCAAGCGCCTCATCGGGCTCGAGCTGTCGCGCCTGGACGCCTCCACCGCCACCGCTCTCGGCGTGCAGGCCGGCCTGGCCATGCAGTCCATCGCCTCGCTCGGCTCCGAGGAGCAAAAGAAGGCGTACCTCAAGCCCATGTCCACCCTGGAGATCCGCGGCGCCTTCGCCCTCACCGAGCCGGACCACGGCTCCGACTCCATCGGGCTCGAAACCTCCGCCACCCGCGAAGGCGACGAGTGGGTCATCAACGGCGAGAAGAAATGGATCGGCCACGGCTCCGTCGGCCACATCGCCGTGGTCTACGCCCGCATGGACGACGGCAAGGTCGGCGCCTTCATCGTCGACCAAGACCAGGAGGGCTACTCCGCCGAGACGATCACCGGCAAGGCGGCGCTGCGCGGCATCCCGCAGGCGCACATCACCCTCACCAACGTCCGCGTCGGCGAGGACCGCCGCCTGCCGGGCTGCGCCTCCTTCCGCGACACCGCGAAGGTGCTCATGTCCACCCGCATCGGCGTCGCCTGGAGCGCCTTCGGCCTTGCCGCGGACTGCTACGAGAAGGCCCTGAAGTACGCCTCCGAGCGCGTCCAGTTCGGCCGACCGTTGATCAAGAACCAGATCATCCAGCAGCGCCTCGCCGACATGCTCATGGACGTCACCTCGGTGGGACTGTACTGCAAGCGCCTGCTCGAGCTGGAGGAGGCCGGAACCGTGACCGAGCAGCAGGCCGCCCTGGCCAAGGTCTTTTCCACCCGCGCCGCCCGCCGCGTCGCCGCCAACGCCCGCGACATGTTCGGCGGCGTGGGCATCCTGCTGGAAAACGACGTCATCCGCCACTTCGCCGACGCCGAGACCCTGCACACCTACGAGGGCACCGACACGATGCAGTCCCTCATCGTGGGCAAGTCCATCACCGGCGTCGGCGCCTTCACCAGCTAG
- a CDS encoding AMP-binding protein — MIYSSPYPGLNYPSTDVFSLAFGDLSEADAALPAITELTTGVTATYGELKEYAESIAGELASRGIGAGDVVTLQVPNSINFVAGLFGIWRAGATVNPVGMLMNQADVEHIVEASDSKLFIGPTNLEDIPQIFSMELNAIQKRALAAPDITVDPDAVAAVPFSSGTTGLPKGVQLTHRNLTSNMVQVVDMLERCGIAEKAPTLSVLPFSHIYGLTVLMLAPLCRRQHLFTMPKFDLELFLRAHGEHDIELTFIAPPMAIAMAKTPSIDPAWFAASKLMVTAAAPIDAPIMRAVEDRLGTKMVQGWGMTEASPLVTLNLHGDADHSTVGKPVSDTELRIVNIDTLEDVPEGEEGEVLVRGPQVMKGYLNNEEATAKTLIEGGWLRTGDIARVLDDGGLRIIDRAKEVIKYKGYQVAPAELEALLLTHPDVADVGVVGKERDGLEIPRAFVVKREGAEVSAEDLIDWVAERVTPYKKVRAVEFLPEIPKNPTGKILRRELREIP, encoded by the coding sequence TTGACCACCGGCGTCACCGCTACCTATGGGGAGCTCAAGGAGTACGCGGAGTCCATCGCCGGCGAGCTCGCCTCCCGCGGCATCGGCGCGGGCGATGTGGTCACGCTGCAGGTGCCCAACTCTATCAACTTCGTCGCTGGCCTCTTCGGCATCTGGCGCGCCGGCGCGACCGTCAACCCCGTCGGCATGCTCATGAACCAGGCGGACGTCGAGCACATCGTCGAGGCCTCCGACTCGAAGCTTTTCATCGGCCCGACCAACCTGGAGGACATCCCCCAGATCTTCTCCATGGAGCTCAACGCCATCCAGAAGCGGGCCCTCGCCGCCCCCGACATCACCGTCGACCCCGACGCGGTCGCCGCCGTGCCCTTTTCCTCCGGCACCACGGGCCTGCCCAAGGGCGTGCAGCTGACCCACCGGAACCTGACGTCGAACATGGTCCAGGTCGTCGACATGCTCGAGCGCTGCGGCATCGCCGAGAAAGCGCCGACGCTTTCCGTCCTGCCGTTTTCCCACATCTACGGCCTCACCGTGCTCATGCTCGCGCCACTGTGCCGCCGCCAGCACCTGTTCACCATGCCGAAGTTCGACCTCGAGCTCTTCCTGCGCGCCCACGGCGAGCATGACATCGAGCTCACCTTCATCGCCCCGCCCATGGCCATCGCCATGGCCAAGACCCCCTCCATCGACCCGGCCTGGTTCGCCGCCTCCAAGCTCATGGTCACGGCGGCCGCGCCTATCGACGCCCCCATCATGCGCGCCGTCGAAGACCGCCTGGGCACCAAGATGGTGCAGGGCTGGGGCATGACCGAAGCGTCCCCGCTGGTCACGCTCAACCTCCACGGGGATGCGGACCACTCGACCGTCGGCAAGCCTGTATCGGACACCGAGCTGCGCATCGTCAACATCGACACCCTCGAGGACGTCCCGGAGGGCGAGGAGGGCGAAGTGCTCGTCCGCGGCCCGCAGGTGATGAAGGGCTACCTCAACAACGAGGAGGCCACGGCGAAAACGCTCATCGAGGGCGGCTGGCTGCGCACCGGCGACATCGCGCGCGTCCTCGACGACGGCGGCCTGCGCATCATCGACCGCGCGAAGGAAGTAATCAAGTACAAGGGCTACCAGGTCGCCCCGGCGGAGCTCGAGGCGCTGCTGCTCACCCACCCCGACGTTGCCGACGTCGGCGTCGTGGGCAAAGAGCGCGACGGCTTGGAGATCCCCCGCGCCTTCGTGGTCAAGCGCGAGGGCGCCGAGGTCAGCGCCGAGGACCTCATCGACTGGGTCGCCGAGCGCGTCACCCCGTACAAGAAGGTCCGCGCGGTGGAGTTCTTGCCCGAGATTCCGAAGAACCCGACTGGCAAGATCCTGCGCCGCGAGCTGCGGGAGATCCCCTAG